The genomic interval AAGGTGATCCGCGACGGCATGGGCCAGTCGCAGGTCAGCCGGGCGGGCGGCGCCGTCGATACGGTCATCACCAACGCGCTGATCCTCGACCACTGGGGCGTCATCAAGGCCGATATCGGCATCCGCGACGGCCGCATCGTCGGTATCGGCAAGGCGGGCAACCCGGATACGCAGCCGGGCGTGGACATCGTCATCGGCCCCGGCACCGAAGCCATCGCCGGGGAAGGGCGCATCGTCACCGCCGGCGGGATCGACGCGCATATCCACTGGATCTGCCCGCAACTGGTCGACGACGCGCTCTATTCCGGCATTACCACGATGCTGGGCGGCGGCACCGGCCCGGCGGACGGCACCAACGCCACCACCTGCACCCCCGGCCCCTGGCATATGGGGCGGATGATGCAGGCGGCGGAGGGGCTGCCGGTCAATATCGGTTTCTTCGGCAAGGGCAATGCCTCGCGGCCGGAAGCGCTGGTCGAACAGGTCAATGCGGGCGCCTGCGGGCTGAAGCTGCACGAGGACTGGGGCACCACCCCGGCGGCCATCGATACCTGCCTGTCGGTGGCCGAGGACATGGACGTCCAGGTCGCGATCCATACCGACACGCTGAACGAATCCGGCTTCGTGGAAAACACCACCGCCGCCTTCAAGGGGCGCAGCATCCATGCCTTCCACACCGAGGGCGCGGGCGGCGGCCATGCGCCGGACATCATCAAGCTGTGCGGAGAAGCCAATGTGCTGCCGTCCAGCACCAATCCGACGCGGCCGTTCACGATCAACACGGTGGACGAACATCTCGACATGCTGATGGTCTGCCATCATCTCGATGCGCGGATTCCCGAGGACGTGTCCTTCGCCGAAAGCCGCATCCGGCGCGAAACCATCGCGGCGGAGGACATCCTGCACGATCTCGGCGCGTTCTCGATTATCGCCTCGGACAGCCAGGCGATGGGCCGGGTCGGCGAGGTGATCATGCGCACCTGGCAGACCGCCGACAAGATGAAGAAGCAGCGCGGCCGGCTGCCGGGCGAGAAGGGCGACAACGACAACCTGCGCGCCCGGCGCTATATCGCGAAATACACGATCAATCCGGCGCTGACCCACGGCATGGCCGATCATGTGGGGTCGGTCGCGGTCGGCAGGCTGGCCGACCTGGTGCTGTGGAAGCCGATGTTCTTCGGCGTGAAGCCCGACCTGGTGCTGAAATGCGGCTCCATCGCCGCCGCCGCGATGGGCGACCCGAACGCCTCGATCCCGACGCCGCAGCCGGTGCATTACCGCCCGATGTTCGCCAGCTTCGGCCGCGCGATGACGCAAAGCTCGGCGACCTTCCTGTCCGCCGCGGCCGTCGCCAACGGCACGGCGGAGATGCTCGGCCTGCAGAAGATGATCCTGCCGGTGCACGGCATTCGCGGCATCGCCAAGAAGGACATGGTGCTGAACGACTATACGCCGACGATGGAGGTCGACCCGGAAACCTACGAGGTGCGGGCCGATGGGGTATCGCTGGTCTGCGAGCCGGCGACGGAACTCGCCATGGCCCAGCGCTACTTCCTGTTCTGACCATGCGCCGGGCGGTCGAAAAACTGGCGGCGGGGCAGTGGTCGCGGGACGACGCGGTGGCGAGTGTCACGCTGGATTTCGACGACCGCTACCGCCGCCGCATCCGCCTGACCGACGATGCCGGCGCGCCCTTCCTGCTCGACTTGGCGGATGCGACGCGGCTGGACGACGGCGACGGGCTGCGGATCGAGGGTGGCGGCATCATCGCGGTGCGCGCCGCCGACGAACCGGTCGCCGACGCCCGCGGCGACACCCCGGCGCAGACGGCGCGCATCGCCTGGCATCTCGGCAACCGGCACACGCCGATCCAGGTGCTGCCCGACGGGCGGGTGCGGATCCGGCGCGACCATGTGCTGGTCGCCATGCTGCGCGGCATCGGCGCGACGGTGACGGAACGGGACGGGCCCTTCACGCCCGAACCCGGCGCCTATGAATCCCCCGGCGGGCATGGCCATCACGACCACGACCACGATCACGCCGATGACCATGACCACGATCACGATCATGGCCATTCCCACAGCCACGATCACCCCCATGACCGCTGACGGCGCGCTCGGCGAATCCGGCCTGTACCGGCTGATGACCTGGCTGTCGCCGGGCTTCCCGGTCGGTGCGTTCGGCTATTCCCACGGCGTCGAATACGCCATCGAAGCCGGGCTCGTCGCCGACGGCGCGGGGCTGCGGCGCTGGATCGAGGGCATCGTCGGCCATGGCGCGGGACGCATCGATGCCGACCTGTTCCGCGA from Alphaproteobacteria bacterium carries:
- the ureC gene encoding urease subunit alpha, whose amino-acid sequence is MPYRIERGAYAAMYGPTIGDRVRLADTDLIIEVEEDRTIYGEEVKFGGGKVIRDGMGQSQVSRAGGAVDTVITNALILDHWGVIKADIGIRDGRIVGIGKAGNPDTQPGVDIVIGPGTEAIAGEGRIVTAGGIDAHIHWICPQLVDDALYSGITTMLGGGTGPADGTNATTCTPGPWHMGRMMQAAEGLPVNIGFFGKGNASRPEALVEQVNAGACGLKLHEDWGTTPAAIDTCLSVAEDMDVQVAIHTDTLNESGFVENTTAAFKGRSIHAFHTEGAGGGHAPDIIKLCGEANVLPSSTNPTRPFTINTVDEHLDMLMVCHHLDARIPEDVSFAESRIRRETIAAEDILHDLGAFSIIASDSQAMGRVGEVIMRTWQTADKMKKQRGRLPGEKGDNDNLRARRYIAKYTINPALTHGMADHVGSVAVGRLADLVLWKPMFFGVKPDLVLKCGSIAAAAMGDPNASIPTPQPVHYRPMFASFGRAMTQSSATFLSAAAVANGTAEMLGLQKMILPVHGIRGIAKKDMVLNDYTPTMEVDPETYEVRADGVSLVCEPATELAMAQRYFLF
- a CDS encoding urease accessory protein UreE, translating into MRRAVEKLAAGQWSRDDAVASVTLDFDDRYRRRIRLTDDAGAPFLLDLADATRLDDGDGLRIEGGGIIAVRAADEPVADARGDTPAQTARIAWHLGNRHTPIQVLPDGRVRIRRDHVLVAMLRGIGATVTERDGPFTPEPGAYESPGGHGHHDHDHDHADDHDHDHDHGHSHSHDHPHDR